The following proteins come from a genomic window of Thiothrix unzii:
- a CDS encoding glycosyltransferase, with protein sequence MNILFIHQNFPGQFKALAPALARQGHNVVAMTLQPTQTEIWQGVRIVPYTASRGSTPGVHPWISDFETKTIRAEACFRAALQLKASGFSPTVIVAHHGWGESLFLKEVWPAAKLGIYCEFYYLPQGTDTGFDPEFPSTDPTGDGCRLHLKNLNNLLHFAVADSGISPTHWQASTFPEPFRSKITVVHDGIDTNTVAPNPQVSLTLQNGSGTSLKLTRHDEVITFVNRNLEPSRGYHRFMRALPEILRRRPRATILIVGGDAVSYGSKPTGEETWKNLFINEVRPQISDQDWQRVRFLGHIPYQHFIPLLQISTVHVYLTYPFVLSWSLLEAMSAGCAVVASDTPPLHEAIQHNKTGLLVDFFNSTELAESVCGLLADPQKRAALGKNARAFAKAHYDLQRVCLPQQLAWVENLAHMTASH encoded by the coding sequence ATGAACATCCTGTTTATCCACCAAAACTTTCCCGGCCAATTCAAAGCCCTAGCACCCGCCCTAGCACGGCAAGGGCATAACGTTGTGGCGATGACCCTGCAACCTACCCAAACCGAGATTTGGCAAGGGGTGCGGATCGTGCCTTACACCGCCAGCCGTGGCTCCACACCGGGGGTGCACCCGTGGATCAGCGATTTCGAGACCAAAACCATCCGTGCCGAAGCCTGCTTCCGCGCTGCGTTGCAACTCAAAGCCAGCGGGTTCTCCCCCACTGTCATTGTTGCGCACCACGGCTGGGGGGAAAGCCTATTCCTCAAAGAGGTGTGGCCCGCTGCCAAACTCGGCATTTATTGTGAGTTTTATTACCTGCCACAAGGCACTGACACGGGCTTTGACCCGGAATTTCCCAGCACCGACCCCACAGGGGATGGTTGTCGGCTGCACTTAAAAAACCTCAACAACCTGTTGCATTTTGCCGTTGCTGATAGCGGCATTTCCCCCACCCACTGGCAAGCCAGCACCTTCCCTGAACCCTTCCGCAGCAAAATCACCGTCGTGCATGACGGTATAGACACCAACACCGTCGCCCCCAACCCCCAAGTCAGCCTGACCCTGCAAAACGGCAGCGGCACAAGCCTCAAGCTGACCCGCCATGACGAAGTGATCACTTTCGTCAACCGCAACCTAGAGCCGAGCCGGGGCTACCATCGTTTTATGCGGGCATTGCCAGAAATCCTGCGCCGCCGCCCCCGCGCCACCATCCTGATTGTCGGTGGGGATGCTGTCAGCTACGGCAGTAAACCCACAGGCGAGGAAACTTGGAAAAACCTTTTCATCAACGAAGTGCGCCCGCAAATTAGCGATCAAGATTGGCAACGGGTACGCTTCCTCGGCCACATCCCTTACCAGCACTTTATCCCCCTGCTACAAATTTCAACCGTGCATGTGTACCTAACTTACCCCTTTGTGCTAAGCTGGAGCCTCTTGGAAGCTATGAGCGCGGGTTGCGCAGTTGTCGCCAGTGATACCCCCCCCCTGCATGAGGCTATCCAACATAATAAAACGGGCTTGCTAGTTGACTTTTTTAACTCGACGGAACTTGCCGAAAGCGTGTGTGGCTTGCTTGCCGACCCACAAAAACGGGCTGCTTTGGGGAAAAACGCACGGGCTTTTGCCAAAGCCCACTACGACCTCCAGCGCGTTTGCCTTCCCCAACAACTGGCATGGGTTGAAAACCTAGCCCACATGACCGCCAGTCATTAA
- a CDS encoding beta strand repeat-containing protein, with product MATINTDSVQRLYVAYFNRPADPLGLQYWESKLSSTTVATQTQLAAIAAGFSGSAEYAALYAGQSYTQIVNNLYLNLFGRNAELAGLNAWASKLQAGTETFASIALQLTYSAQGTDATAIANKLAASKAFTAAIDTTAETLGYAGTAAAASARSWLATITDDAASFATATTATAVNTAVSNAVNAVSIGQTFRLTENIDNITAGVGNDTIDATLMTTVAGRLQTWNNSDSINGGTGTDTLVAQLVTGGVTVGSLSNVEILDVEAQGMVTVDLNTADGSLTTIKSSNSGANNLTIQNIQSAPSNFAITNSTGNFTATVINSKLAGAADAATLALSNVTAGTVTLQTSSAASGYETLNIQSNGSLANVLTGLTDGNGTSLTTVNFSGSQNLTLPLLDTSITNANASGMTGRLMLTVAAANTQNMAITGGSADDVINMNGTYTSADTINGGIGNDRLMLTNTEATAATTTQSNVSSIEVIGLSDGLSGTVAVNNFNATGLQFGANMAGGGIVNYAAGTNSLDIQHYTGNTSLTVNIAGSATNDILNMNIGSTNTGNTFGAVGVIINGAETVNLLSQGGTNNFGAEFTLTDTATTQSLTLTGSQNITFAGAVRSDVINASGMSGTATLTLAGGTGTSATTITGTVNADILNGSTTGDIIDGGSGNDTIANAINGTAATAGDVLTGGSGFDTFILRGDAASATLTTALSQAVYIGDFTVGASASTTDILSLSATHTNYSGAGTGFHTGISTVAAGSSIIQNVAQNAVASAMTTGLDLVKLTTGIATTGLTTQAAFDAAIGSATITGLGVNTEAFVSMYDTTSSRMLLMVVDAAAGTNTAIESGDVVTLIGSVGMSASDYASFSTVNFALIAA from the coding sequence ATGGCAACAATCAATACCGATAGCGTACAGCGACTGTATGTGGCTTACTTTAACCGCCCGGCTGACCCTCTGGGTCTCCAGTATTGGGAAAGCAAACTATCCAGTACTACCGTCGCAACCCAAACACAACTGGCTGCTATTGCAGCAGGTTTCAGTGGTTCAGCAGAATATGCTGCACTATACGCCGGACAAAGCTACACGCAAATTGTCAACAACCTGTACCTGAATTTATTTGGGCGAAACGCTGAGCTCGCGGGGCTGAACGCTTGGGCAAGCAAACTGCAAGCAGGGACTGAAACCTTTGCCAGCATCGCCCTGCAATTGACTTACAGTGCGCAAGGTACCGATGCTACCGCCATTGCCAACAAATTAGCTGCATCTAAAGCATTCACCGCAGCTATTGATACGACCGCCGAAACCCTTGGCTATGCTGGCACTGCGGCAGCGGCCTCGGCTCGCAGTTGGTTGGCAACCATCACAGACGATGCTGCCAGCTTTGCCACTGCGACAACCGCAACGGCTGTTAATACTGCTGTAAGCAATGCGGTGAATGCCGTGAGTATCGGTCAAACATTCAGGCTCACAGAAAACATTGACAATATAACTGCCGGGGTAGGCAACGACACGATTGATGCTACATTGATGACCACTGTAGCGGGGCGGCTGCAAACATGGAACAACAGCGACAGTATTAACGGCGGTACAGGAACCGATACCTTGGTAGCGCAACTGGTGACAGGGGGTGTGACTGTCGGCAGCCTGTCAAACGTTGAAATCCTTGACGTTGAAGCACAGGGAATGGTAACTGTTGACCTTAACACCGCTGATGGAAGCTTAACCACGATCAAGTCGTCAAATTCCGGCGCGAACAACCTGACAATCCAGAATATCCAATCTGCACCCAGCAATTTTGCTATAACCAACAGCACGGGTAACTTTACGGCAACAGTGATTAACAGCAAGCTGGCTGGTGCTGCTGATGCTGCCACCCTCGCGTTGAGTAACGTTACTGCCGGTACTGTGACCCTGCAAACCAGTAGTGCTGCAAGTGGTTACGAAACCCTTAATATTCAAAGCAATGGCTCTTTAGCGAACGTACTGACAGGACTGACCGATGGCAATGGTACATCGCTGACCACGGTTAATTTCTCCGGCAGCCAGAACCTGACCTTACCACTCCTTGATACTAGCATCACCAACGCCAATGCGTCCGGCATGACGGGGAGATTGATGCTGACGGTTGCGGCGGCAAACACTCAGAATATGGCAATCACTGGCGGCAGTGCCGATGATGTCATCAATATGAATGGCACATACACCAGTGCTGATACCATCAACGGTGGAATAGGCAATGACCGGCTGATGCTGACTAATACCGAAGCAACAGCCGCTACAACGACTCAAAGCAACGTGAGCAGTATTGAAGTTATTGGCTTGAGTGATGGCTTAAGCGGTACAGTTGCCGTCAATAATTTTAATGCCACCGGATTACAATTTGGTGCCAACATGGCGGGCGGTGGTATCGTAAACTATGCGGCGGGAACTAATAGCCTCGATATTCAGCACTATACTGGCAACACCAGCCTAACAGTCAATATTGCAGGTAGTGCAACCAATGACATCCTGAATATGAACATTGGCAGTACAAATACAGGCAATACCTTTGGAGCCGTGGGCGTAATAATCAATGGTGCTGAAACAGTAAACCTACTTTCTCAAGGTGGGACAAACAACTTTGGGGCAGAATTTACCCTCACTGATACAGCGACCACCCAAAGCCTAACCCTCACTGGAAGTCAGAACATTACTTTTGCAGGCGCGGTACGCTCAGATGTGATTAATGCCTCTGGCATGAGCGGCACTGCCACACTGACATTAGCAGGTGGCACCGGAACAAGTGCCACCACCATTACAGGCACAGTTAACGCTGACATACTGAATGGCTCAACGACAGGGGACATTATTGATGGTGGTTCGGGTAACGACACCATCGCCAATGCTATTAATGGCACGGCAGCAACCGCTGGTGACGTACTGACAGGCGGCTCTGGTTTTGATACTTTCATTCTACGAGGTGATGCGGCATCAGCAACATTGACGACCGCACTGAGCCAAGCCGTATACATTGGCGACTTCACGGTTGGTGCTTCGGCAAGCACCACGGATATCCTGTCTCTTAGTGCTACCCACACTAACTACAGCGGAGCGGGAACTGGCTTCCATACTGGGATTTCCACCGTTGCGGCAGGCTCCAGTATCATCCAAAATGTTGCTCAAAATGCAGTTGCCAGTGCCATGACCACAGGGCTTGATCTTGTTAAGCTGACCACGGGGATTGCCACCACGGGCTTAACTACCCAAGCAGCCTTTGATGCTGCCATTGGCTCCGCCACAATCACCGGTTTGGGCGTAAATACGGAAGCCTTTGTGTCCATGTACGATACCACCAGCTCGCGGATGTTATTAATGGTCGTTGATGCAGCAGCTGGCACTAACACCGCTATTGAATCCGGTGATGTGGTAACGCTGATCGGCTCTGTTGGCATGTCTGCAAGTGATTATGCAAGCTTCAGTACGGTCAATTTTGCCTTAATTGCGGCTTAA
- a CDS encoding beta strand repeat-containing protein — protein MLDLILNTADDVGLANVLALRADEAEGDQAIELRDHTNNAFVAAAGETTTYNVVNLSANEANTISIAHSGSTTLAAPAAANNALTDNFVDLDVADGVTAVNLTITNGVNSDNRFNFQLYTDSDRALNSTGVTSAFSTAQDAGTTNAVTSLTLTDSDNESNTVLLAADGYLAGAAQGNGTAYTSVTLAGGTSGTFMNLDATANAFGFDTTGASTGDTNVVTDIVAGAAERLSAATINASAMSSNVVVRVGNNFNSATGAQSITMGSGDDTVIFDMLADTRAGLTISDTVAGGTGSDTLAIDGNGVAISLGASEWTNVTGMETIRLISNGVASNNALLATNAYNLTLTDLLVDNNGANGSMIAIINDNDDSTTAAGSANVGATIDARALAANNAFSYNGQETSATAGTVMTADRFVFADVNINGTSVIDGGADQTTASVVVGTQTSGTTAGHSANIDILEVRNAAVVSAGDLANITNVGVISFTNDTATAVSSTLELNNAIVDALVNSTAAADGTSAATIAATHEILTINAVDNALVAGATTGLNMQTAGLTNAALSLNVTGGGAADVLSGGAGVDVLNGGAGNDTISSGDGNDTITGGTGADVLTGGAGVDTFVFTPGDNATPSTTVFDTITDYRLGGDSVIDFAAALAVGTQTNAAAAGVATVGAAGFLTFNAADTTFAQHLIAAEAALSGGAANRAVVWQEGADSYMFVTDAVAGVGANDVLIQLTGVTSTATGFTFAGGNITAIG, from the coding sequence GTGCTTGACTTAATACTTAACACTGCGGATGACGTTGGTCTTGCAAACGTTTTAGCTTTACGTGCTGACGAAGCCGAAGGTGACCAAGCCATTGAGCTGCGTGATCATACCAACAATGCATTTGTTGCCGCAGCTGGTGAAACAACCACTTACAACGTGGTTAACCTGAGCGCGAATGAAGCCAATACTATCAGCATCGCCCACTCTGGCAGCACCACGCTGGCTGCTCCAGCGGCTGCTAACAATGCACTGACTGACAACTTTGTTGACTTGGATGTGGCTGACGGCGTAACAGCGGTCAACCTGACCATCACCAACGGCGTGAACAGCGACAACCGCTTCAACTTCCAACTGTACACGGACAGTGACCGCGCCCTGAACAGCACTGGTGTCACTTCAGCTTTCAGCACTGCACAAGATGCTGGCACTACTAACGCGGTGACCAGCCTGACCCTGACTGACAGCGACAATGAGTCCAACACTGTTCTTTTGGCTGCTGACGGCTATCTGGCGGGTGCGGCTCAAGGCAATGGTACAGCTTATACCAGCGTCACACTGGCAGGCGGCACATCCGGCACATTCATGAACTTGGATGCAACTGCTAATGCTTTCGGTTTCGACACGACTGGTGCAAGCACTGGTGATACTAACGTGGTTACTGACATTGTGGCTGGTGCTGCTGAACGCCTCAGTGCTGCAACCATCAATGCCTCTGCCATGAGCAGCAATGTGGTTGTACGTGTTGGCAACAACTTCAACAGTGCAACAGGTGCGCAAAGCATCACCATGGGTAGCGGCGACGACACTGTTATCTTCGACATGCTTGCCGACACCCGTGCTGGCTTGACTATCTCCGACACTGTTGCAGGCGGCACAGGTAGCGATACCTTGGCTATTGACGGCAACGGCGTTGCTATCAGCTTGGGTGCATCCGAGTGGACTAACGTCACTGGCATGGAAACCATCCGCCTGATTAGCAATGGTGTAGCAAGCAACAATGCGCTGCTGGCAACCAACGCCTACAACCTGACACTGACTGACCTGCTGGTTGACAACAACGGCGCAAACGGCAGCATGATCGCCATCATCAACGACAACGATGATTCAACGACTGCCGCTGGTTCTGCAAACGTGGGTGCTACCATTGATGCTCGCGCTTTGGCAGCTAACAATGCCTTCAGCTACAACGGTCAAGAAACCAGTGCTACGGCTGGCACAGTAATGACCGCTGACCGCTTTGTCTTCGCTGATGTCAACATCAACGGCACATCTGTGATTGATGGTGGTGCAGACCAAACAACAGCATCTGTAGTGGTCGGCACGCAAACATCCGGCACGACGGCAGGGCACAGTGCGAATATTGACATTCTGGAAGTTCGTAATGCGGCTGTTGTTTCAGCAGGCGACTTGGCGAACATCACCAACGTTGGCGTTATCAGCTTCACGAATGACACTGCAACAGCAGTAAGCAGCACGCTGGAGTTGAACAATGCCATTGTTGATGCCTTGGTCAACAGCACTGCGGCAGCAGACGGTACTAGTGCGGCTACAATCGCTGCTACCCATGAAATCCTGACAATCAATGCGGTTGATAATGCTCTTGTAGCAGGAGCAACCACTGGATTGAATATGCAGACGGCTGGTCTGACCAATGCTGCATTGTCATTAAACGTGACAGGTGGTGGTGCTGCTGACGTACTGAGTGGCGGTGCTGGTGTTGACGTACTGAATGGCGGTGCTGGCAACGATACCATCTCCAGCGGCGACGGTAATGACACCATCACTGGTGGCACTGGCGCGGACGTGCTGACAGGTGGCGCAGGTGTTGATACTTTTGTATTCACCCCTGGAGACAATGCCACACCAAGCACGACGGTGTTCGATACTATTACTGACTATCGCCTCGGTGGTGATAGCGTGATTGATTTCGCTGCGGCACTTGCTGTTGGTACTCAAACTAACGCAGCGGCTGCGGGTGTTGCTACTGTTGGTGCAGCGGGTTTCTTAACATTCAACGCTGCTGACACTACTTTTGCACAACACTTAATAGCTGCTGAAGCGGCCTTGAGTGGTGGTGCTGCCAACAGAGCCGTAGTTTGGCAAGAAGGTGCTGATAGCTATATGTTTGTAACTGATGCCGTCGCAGGCGTTGGTGCAAACGATGTGCTTATCCAGTTGACTGGTGTTACGTCTACTGCGACTGGCTTTACCTTTGCTGGAGGCAATATCACCGCTATCGGCTAA
- a CDS encoding DUF4214 domain-containing protein — translation MGINTNAVQRLYTAYFSRPADPVGLAYWESKLPADRAATQAELTTLAHSGFSASTEFSNMYTGLTNAQIVQLAYQNLFGRSAEPAGEVYWAARLASGAETFAGLVLQLTYSAQGTDATAIASKLSAATAFTAALDTTAEITGYAGTGSSASARGWLATVTDAATLATATAAATLNAAVAAAVAAGSTDGGGTTPNGTTFTLTNGTDNATANVFNASLVYTPAGNARINALQDEDTLTGAGVNATLNATLGNIDGLNAGAQGTIVTPKLSGISTVNVAFTGSGAGAVNELDLQDSTAPTAVNITRVSDGIATATVDNMKAVPTTMSLTDSNNAQQNVSFLFTNGGASGAADASTMTLSNVNVATLTVQENVSDGTVDQGIESLTLVSSGSANTITTLRAEDLQTLTINGSQNMTIGGQTNVAGSLTTVAAGALTGNLTFTLANGVMTATPDGASNGNVAFSLTSGTGNDSIRVSEQIGTNDSIATGAGTDTLRLSNGTAATLDTIALNTAGNNVTGVENIQLWNTDTTSGGAGA, via the coding sequence ATGGGTATTAATACCAATGCAGTCCAACGCCTGTATACAGCTTACTTCAGCCGCCCGGCAGATCCGGTCGGCTTGGCTTACTGGGAAAGTAAGTTGCCAGCAGACAGAGCCGCAACTCAAGCAGAACTGACCACTTTGGCGCATAGTGGCTTCAGTGCTTCCACCGAGTTCAGCAATATGTATACCGGCCTGACCAATGCACAAATTGTTCAGTTAGCCTACCAAAATTTGTTCGGTCGCTCTGCGGAACCCGCAGGCGAAGTTTACTGGGCAGCACGTTTAGCCAGTGGTGCTGAAACCTTCGCAGGTTTAGTGCTGCAACTGACCTACAGTGCTCAAGGCACTGACGCTACCGCGATTGCCAGCAAACTGAGCGCAGCTACAGCGTTCACCGCAGCACTGGACACCACAGCTGAGATCACTGGCTACGCAGGCACAGGTTCTTCTGCTTCCGCACGCGGCTGGTTAGCTACTGTTACTGATGCAGCGACACTGGCGACTGCAACGGCTGCTGCCACGTTGAATGCTGCTGTAGCTGCTGCTGTGGCTGCTGGCTCAACTGACGGCGGTGGCACCACGCCCAACGGCACTACGTTCACCCTCACCAACGGCACAGACAATGCAACCGCTAACGTCTTCAATGCCAGCTTGGTTTATACCCCAGCAGGCAACGCACGCATCAACGCACTGCAAGATGAAGACACCCTGACTGGCGCGGGCGTTAACGCAACCCTGAATGCCACTTTAGGCAATATTGATGGCTTGAACGCAGGCGCGCAAGGCACGATCGTTACCCCTAAGCTCAGCGGCATCTCAACCGTTAACGTGGCTTTCACTGGCTCTGGTGCTGGCGCGGTTAACGAACTTGACCTGCAAGACTCTACTGCGCCAACAGCGGTCAATATCACCCGCGTGAGCGATGGTATTGCTACTGCGACTGTTGACAACATGAAGGCTGTGCCGACTACGATGTCCCTCACGGACTCCAACAACGCACAACAAAACGTTTCCTTCCTGTTCACTAACGGCGGGGCTTCTGGTGCGGCAGATGCCAGCACTATGACACTGAGCAACGTCAACGTTGCCACACTGACTGTGCAAGAAAACGTGAGTGACGGCACGGTGGATCAAGGCATTGAGTCTTTGACGCTGGTTTCTTCTGGTTCTGCTAACACCATCACCACTTTACGTGCAGAAGACCTGCAAACATTGACCATCAACGGTAGCCAGAACATGACTATCGGCGGTCAAACCAACGTAGCAGGCTCACTGACCACAGTGGCGGCGGGTGCTTTGACTGGCAACTTGACCTTCACACTGGCTAATGGCGTGATGACTGCCACCCCAGACGGCGCATCTAACGGCAACGTCGCATTCTCCCTGACCAGCGGCACTGGCAATGACTCTATCCGCGTTAGTGAGCAAATCGGCACTAATGACAGCATCGCTACCGGTGCTGGCACTGATACCCTGCGCCTGAGCAACGGCACTGCCGCGACACTTGACACCATCGCCCTCAATACCGCTGGCAACAATGTCACTGGCGTTGAGAACATCCAGTTGTGGAACACTGATACTACTTCTGGCGGGGCAGGTGCTTGA
- a CDS encoding FkbM family methyltransferase, which yields MMKHVFKRACQRVCSVLTDNANNEAFPLQIYPGYEAGDSTLLEQYTPVTASTDATGYTDGFGVRTLYSSVPFVQPGSLNLQRLTMPLPDDGFHAEGIEYVAVCDALRRSRGNASFCAVEIGAGWGPWIGLAGILALRQGITELKLVGVEASASRFQLMQQHLVTNQLRPSATTAEDAQLGSSFTRLFNGAVWTHDGEIWFPEAAVDDMGAAASAHAEETDYRGTTLKHNAIPCRRLDTLLDGLGVIDFMHIDIQGAEADLLQDQIDWVNTHVRSLMVATHSRPIEGRLVELLFAHGWQLHREKPCRVDWGKNSSIVGKTLVDGSQYWLNPTDYHSLSRNN from the coding sequence ATGATGAAGCACGTGTTCAAAAGAGCCTGCCAGCGAGTATGCAGTGTATTAACGGATAACGCCAACAATGAGGCATTCCCGCTGCAAATCTACCCCGGTTATGAAGCGGGGGATAGCACCTTATTAGAGCAATACACCCCTGTTACTGCCAGTACCGATGCCACAGGTTACACCGACGGATTCGGTGTCAGGACTTTATACAGTAGTGTACCTTTTGTACAACCCGGCAGCCTCAACCTACAACGCTTAACCATGCCACTCCCGGACGATGGCTTCCATGCCGAGGGCATCGAGTACGTGGCAGTATGTGATGCGCTCCGGCGTAGTCGCGGCAACGCTAGTTTTTGTGCGGTTGAGATTGGCGCAGGCTGGGGGCCTTGGATTGGGTTAGCGGGTATACTCGCTTTACGCCAAGGGATCACCGAGCTGAAACTGGTGGGGGTTGAGGCATCCGCCAGCCGTTTCCAGCTCATGCAGCAACACTTAGTGACCAACCAATTACGCCCCTCTGCCACCACTGCGGAAGATGCACAGCTAGGGTCTAGTTTCACCCGCCTCTTTAACGGCGCGGTGTGGACGCATGACGGCGAAATCTGGTTCCCAGAAGCGGCAGTGGATGACATGGGGGCAGCCGCCAGTGCCCATGCAGAGGAAACCGACTACCGGGGGACAACACTAAAACACAACGCGATACCCTGCCGTCGGCTAGACACTTTGTTGGATGGGCTGGGCGTAATCGACTTTATGCACATTGACATCCAAGGCGCGGAAGCCGATCTGCTACAAGATCAGATTGACTGGGTGAATACCCATGTGCGCTCGCTGATGGTCGCTACGCATAGCCGCCCGATCGAAGGGCGGTTAGTGGAACTATTATTTGCCCACGGCTGGCAGCTACACCGTGAAAAGCCTTGTCGGGTGGATTGGGGGAAAAACAGCTCAATTGTCGGTAAAACCTTAGTAGATGGCAGCCAATATTGGCTAAATCCCACTGATTATCACTCATTATCGCGAAATAACTAA
- a CDS encoding class I SAM-dependent methyltransferase gives MKRFLHVGCGQKRKDRTTAGFNTAQWVEVRLDIDASVAPDIIGTMTDMAAVADGSVNAVFSSHNIEHLYPHEVPLALAEFKRVLSTDGFAVITCPDLQSVCTLVAQNKLTEPAYTSPAGPITPLDILYGHRPALAQGNLYMAHRCGFTQTVLTATLQAAGFSSIASRSRPTHYDLWALASVQALPEAQLRDLALAHFPA, from the coding sequence ATGAAAAGATTTTTGCATGTTGGGTGTGGGCAGAAACGCAAAGACCGCACCACCGCTGGGTTTAACACCGCGCAGTGGGTTGAGGTGCGCCTTGACATTGATGCATCTGTTGCGCCCGATATTATTGGCACAATGACGGATATGGCAGCGGTAGCTGATGGCTCAGTCAACGCTGTGTTCTCGTCACACAATATTGAACACCTTTACCCCCACGAAGTTCCGCTCGCGTTAGCCGAGTTCAAACGGGTCTTGTCAACCGATGGCTTTGCTGTCATCACTTGCCCTGATCTCCAATCCGTCTGCACCCTCGTTGCGCAAAACAAACTGACTGAACCTGCTTACACCTCCCCCGCAGGGCCAATCACCCCCCTAGACATCCTGTACGGGCATCGCCCCGCACTCGCACAAGGCAACCTCTATATGGCGCACCGTTGCGGTTTTACCCAAACCGTGCTGACCGCCACCCTGCAAGCCGCTGGATTTAGCAGCATCGCCAGCAGAAGCCGCCCCACCCATTATGACCTTTGGGCATTAGCCAGTGTGCAAGCCCTCCCCGAAGCGCAACTCCGCGACCTCGCCTTAGCGCATTTCCCTGCTTAA
- a CDS encoding M10 family metallopeptidase C-terminal domain-containing protein: MSLTTLSNDYRIDALLGGTQWSTSTGSPVALSYSIPTTGAYWETGYGYYNEPRYGWTPLNNIQSNAFRLALAQWSEVARITFIPLTESGRYVGDIRVAFSPVVAIEKAGAWAYVPSDYGFLIEAGDVWLNPAYTDYSPGSWGFTVLIHELGHALGLKHPFEDSDYSNTRLPGMEDSDQYSLMSYTNYTGAGYVYTSVGGRIYTDTVSPSTPMLYDLLAIQYLYGANTSTRTGDDTYTVSNTSGELKTLWDAGGTDTLDLSNQTLGQTINLNAGQFSSLGVKQTSYQGALSAASNNVAIAFGTEIENAIGGNGNDTFMGNALNNLLDGGTGIDSVVFSGNRSAYTVSGNSTGQLQVNNQGGGTDTLKNIESLQFSDTSLGIGRVPTHAGEVEKNPTEGSGNHINWFLLTLGAALTSDASVTYQTRNGTATAGNDYVATSGTATIAAGSTYTIIGVEIIGDNVAEAEETFYLDISNPVGGGFGDAITLTAVRTIVNDDGLIA; encoded by the coding sequence ATGAGCCTAACAACCCTGTCCAACGATTACCGTATCGATGCCCTGTTGGGTGGAACCCAGTGGTCAACCAGTACGGGGAGTCCGGTTGCCTTATCTTACAGTATCCCAACCACGGGGGCTTATTGGGAGACGGGTTACGGTTATTACAATGAACCCCGTTATGGCTGGACACCACTCAACAATATCCAAAGCAATGCCTTTCGCTTGGCACTGGCACAATGGTCGGAAGTAGCCCGGATTACCTTTATCCCACTAACAGAAAGCGGTCGCTACGTGGGCGACATACGGGTTGCCTTCAGCCCCGTGGTTGCCATCGAAAAAGCGGGTGCTTGGGCGTATGTGCCGTCTGACTACGGCTTCCTGATAGAAGCAGGCGATGTGTGGCTGAATCCTGCTTACACAGACTACTCCCCCGGTAGTTGGGGATTTACAGTGCTGATCCATGAACTAGGTCACGCCCTTGGTCTCAAGCACCCCTTCGAGGACAGCGATTATAGCAATACCAGACTACCGGGCATGGAAGACAGCGACCAGTACAGCCTGATGTCTTACACCAATTACACGGGAGCGGGTTATGTTTATACCTCAGTCGGAGGAAGAATATATACTGATACCGTCAGCCCCAGCACTCCGATGCTTTATGATCTGTTGGCCATTCAATATTTATACGGAGCAAACACCAGTACCCGTACTGGCGATGACACTTACACCGTCAGCAATACCAGTGGTGAACTGAAAACCCTCTGGGATGCGGGCGGCACAGACACTCTCGACCTTTCCAACCAAACCTTGGGACAAACCATTAACCTCAATGCAGGGCAGTTTAGCTCTTTGGGGGTAAAACAAACCAGTTACCAAGGTGCATTGAGTGCTGCCAGCAACAATGTGGCGATTGCGTTTGGCACTGAAATCGAAAACGCCATTGGCGGAAATGGCAACGACACCTTCATGGGCAATGCCCTGAACAATCTATTGGATGGCGGCACAGGCATTGACAGCGTGGTGTTTAGTGGCAACCGCAGCGCGTACACTGTCAGTGGCAATAGCACCGGTCAGCTTCAGGTCAATAACCAAGGCGGCGGGACAGACACGCTGAAAAATATTGAAAGCCTCCAGTTCAGCGATACCAGCCTTGGCATAGGGCGCGTCCCCACCCATGCAGGTGAGGTTGAAAAAAACCCGACCGAGGGCAGCGGCAACCACATCAATTGGTTTTTACTGACACTCGGCGCGGCATTAACCTCTGATGCCAGTGTCACTTACCAAACCCGCAATGGCACTGCCACCGCTGGTAACGACTACGTTGCCACGAGTGGGACAGCCACCATCGCCGCAGGCAGCACCTACACCATCATCGGCGTGGAAATTATTGGCGACAATGTGGCGGAAGCGGAAGAAACCTTTTACCTCGACATCAGTAACCCCGTGGGGGGGGGCTTTGGTGATGCGATAACGCTGACCGCTGTACGGACTATTGTCAACGATGATGGCTTGATTGCCTAA